In Musa acuminata AAA Group cultivar baxijiao chromosome BXJ2-10, Cavendish_Baxijiao_AAA, whole genome shotgun sequence, a genomic segment contains:
- the LOC135624430 gene encoding lysine-specific demethylase REF6-like isoform X1, whose protein sequence is MASAVSSSAQGVVASEPPPMEVPPWLKSLPLAPEFHPTLQEFQDPIAYILKIEKEAADYGICKIVPPLPSAPKKTAVANFNRSFAARDPGGGKPPTFTTRQQQIGFCPRRPRPVQKPVWQSGERYTLQQFEAKARQFERSYLRRTAGGGGRKAATAPALSPLEMETLFWRAAADKPFSVEYANDMPGSGFAPLAAAAGRRCREEVPANVGESAWNMRGVSRAKGSLLRFMKEEIPGVTSPMVYVAMLFSWFAWHVEDHELHSLNYLHMGAGKTWYGVPRDAGLAFEEVVGVHGYGGDGNPLSKSSANISEIMSVTFAILGEKTTVMSPEVFVGAGIPCCSRLVQNAGDFVVTFPGSYHLGFSHGFNCGEAANIATPEWLKFAKGAAVRRASIDCPPLVSHFQLLYALALSLCTRMPMCEGSEPRSSRLKDKIKGEGEEMVKNAFVQSVIQNNHLLSVLLDSGNSCVVLPQNAPESPLCSTSLVRSQVKVKPRKSLGICSHQEALEASQLLHSSDDDSGWNARIRDFNGLFSFKGNFTSTGNDKTVSLGTDNKFVNADHYSTSSDSQNLEGAKEGTTICDGLLEQGLLSCVTCGILSFACVAVVQPRETTAKHFMSADCSFLDDHVFGSGEASGISRDTNQRTNNNSLVADTVQVSDQSVEMISDVTCPSGASALDLLASIYEDSSDVEDEDVPHEKSRCSDKNDPEKDSSSCNANQPFVTAVEPQIIYSREVEHDKTYWHLADADNQTDMSIQSSQSADISDNLNGHISAAADDICQMESEFCSPDQPENGKLVSASYLEDNRTVANSGTSTKFVGEPRGAQCRELDGQNAEDHYSNLKMGNLTSVFKDLPVNRDICGNRIVPVKTALIHPELRNVDLKLMSSTALVMQGSDKDSSRLHVFCLEHAAEIEKQLQPIGGVHMMVLCHPDYPKIESEAKLLAKEQGIGYIWKNVKFREANEEDQERIRAAIEDEQVMPMNSDWTVKLGINLCYTANLSKSPLYSKQMPYNPVIYKAFGRDSTGNSPMKPKATRRCPGRQKKVVAAGRWCGKVWMSNQVHPYLAHKKETQEQEQTEGLYSFDTDQNPLIEIDIGHSSGLSSKRNSSGSNLAANNSGKKRKRPSKMAKSKKPLYSSTMADRNSKTDDVSAIPASPLGRTLRSSHLRHNDSSSQGKSSLKNESGGPGTHLKKRSSKSVELKNKLASKKQSTKRKAKNTQTASLAVKGKEEEYTCDIEGCSMSFSTKQDLALHKRDICPVKGCGKKFFSHKYLVQHRKVHMDDRPLVCPWKGCKMTFKWPWARTEHIRVHTGDRPYVCWESGCGQTFRFVSDFSRHKRKTGHSAKKGRRRPGL, encoded by the exons ATGGCCTCGGCGGTGTCGTCGTCGGCGCAGGGGGTGGTGGCCTCGGAGCCGCCGCCCATGGAGGTGCCGCCGTGGCTAAAGTCGTTGCCATTGGCGCCGGAGTTCcacccgacgctgcaggagttccAGGACCCCATCGCCTACATCCTAAAGATCGAGAAGGAGGCCGCCGACTACGGCATCTGCAAGATTGTTCCCCCCCTCCCCTCCGCCCCCAAGAAGACCGCCGTCGCAAACTTCAACCGCTCCTTCGCCGCCCGCGACCCCGGCGGCGGGAAGCCCCCCACATTCACCACCCGGCAGCAACAGATCGGCTTCTGCCCCCGCCGCCCCCGACCCGTCCAGAAGCCCGTCTGGCAGAGCGGCGAGCGCTACACCCTTCAGCAGTTCGAGGCCAAGGCCCGCCAGTTCGAGCGCTCCTACCTTCGCCGGACCGCCGGAGGTGGCGGGCGCAAGGCCGCCACCGCTCCTGCCCTTTCTCCACTCGAGATGGAGACCCTCTTCTGGCGGGCTGCCGCCGACAAGCCCTTCTCTGTCGAGTACGCCAACGACATGCCTGGATCGGGGTTTGCGCCGCTGGCCGCCGCCGCGGGCCGACGCTGTCGCGAGGAGGTGCCGGCCAATGTCGGGGAGTCCGCGTGGAACATGCGGGGCGTGTCGCGGGCCAAGGGCTCGTTGCTCCGGTTCATGAAGGAGGAGATCCCCGGGGTTACGTCCCCCATGGTGTACGTCGCCATGTTGTTCAGCTGGTTCGCGTGGCATGTCGAAGACCACGAGCTACACAGCTTGAATTACCTGCATATGGGAGCGGGGAAGACGTGGTACGGGGTTCCGAGGGATGCGGGACTTGCGTTCGAGGAGGTGGTCGGGGTGCACGGCTATGGCGGGGATGGGAATCCTCTCA GTAAATCATCTGCTAATATTAGTGAGATCATGTCAGTGACTTTTGCAATCCTTGGTGAGAAAACCACTGTTATGTCTCCTGAAGTCTTTGTTGGAGCAGGAATCCCATGCTGCAG CAGGTTGGTTCAAAATGCTGGAGATTTTGTTGTCACGTTTcctgggtcttatcatttgggatTCAGTCATG GATTTAATTGTGGGGAGGCAGCAAATATTGCTACtcctgaatggttgaaatttgccAAAGGGGCTGCAGTGCGAAGGGCTTCAATAGACTGCCCTCCTCTGGTGTCTCATTTTCAGTTGCTATATGCCCTTGCATTGTCATTGTGCACAAG GATGCCCATGTGTGAAGGAAGTGAGCCACGAAGTTCTAGACTAAAAGATAAGAtaaaaggagaaggggaagagatGGTCAAAAATGCATTTGTTCAGAGTGTGATTCAAAATAATCACCTACTCAGTGTGTTGCTTGATTCGGGAAATTCCTGTGTAGTTCTTCCTCAAAATGCACCTGAAAGTCCTTTATGTTCAACTTCACTTGTCAGATCTCAAGTCAAGGTCAAGCCAAGAAAATCACTTGGCATATGCAGTCATCAGGAAGCGTTGGAAGCATCACAACTTTTACATTCCTCTGATGATGATTCAGGCTGGAATGCGAGGATTAGAGACTTTAATGGGTTGTTTTCATTTAAAGGAAATTTTACATCAACAGGAAATGATAAAACAGTTTCATTAGGCACAGACAACAAATTTGTTAATGCTGATCACTACTCTACCTCGTCTGATTCACAAAATTTGGAAGGTGCAAAAGAGGGGACAACAATATGTGATGGATTGCTAGAGCAAGGACTATTGTCATGTGTTACATGTGGAATTTTGAGCTTTGCATGTGTGGCTGTCGTACAACCAAGAGAGACAACAGCCAAGCACTTCATGTCTGCAGATTGTAGTTTTCTTGATGATCATGTTTTTGGTTCAGGAGAAGCTAGTGGCATCAGCAGAGATACAAATCAGAGGACCAACAACAACAGCCTGGTTGCTGACACTG TTCAGGTTTCAGACCAGAGTGTTGAAATGATTTCTGATGTTACATGTCCAAGTGGTGCTTCTGCACTTGATCTTTTGGCTTCTATTTATGAGGATTCTTCAGATGTTGAGGATGAAGATGTTCCACATGAGAAGTCTAGATGCTCTGATAAAAACGATCCGGAAAAAGACTCATCATCATGTAATGCCAATCAACCCTTTGTAACTGCAGTAGAACCCCAAATCATTTATTCAAGGGAGGTTGAACATGACAAAACATACTGGCATTTGGCTGATGCAGACAACCAAACTGATATGTCTATTCAAAGTTCTCAGTCTGCTGATATTTCAGATAATTTAAATGGACATATCAGTGCTGCTGCTGATGACATATGTCAAATGGAATCAGAGTTCTGTAGCCCAGATCAGCCAGAAAATGGGAAATTAGTCAGTGCATCTTATTTAGAAGATAATAGAACAGTGGCAAATTCTGGCACTTCCACAAAATTTGTGGGGGAACCCAGAGGTGCGCAATGTAGGGAACTAGATGGTCAAAATGCTGAAGATCATTACAGTAACTTAAAGATGGGAAATTTAACTTCTGTTTTCAAAGATCTCCCTGTCAACCGTGACATCTGTGGCAACCGAATTGTGCCAGTGAAAACTGCTTTGATACACCCAGAATTAAGAAATGTTGATCTAAAATTGATGAGCTCCACAGCATTAGTTATGCAAGGATCCGACAAAGATTCTTCCCGACTGCATGTATTCTGTCTCGAGCATGCTGCAGAGATAGAAAAACAACTTCAACCGATAGGTGGGGTGCATATGATGGTTCTGTGTCATCCAG ACTATCCTAAAATAGAGTCAGAAGCAAAGTTGTTGGCAAAAGAACAGGGAATTGGTTATATCTGGAAGAATGTCAAATTCAGGGAGGCCAATGAAGAAGACCAAGAAAGAATCAGAGCAGCCATAGAGGATGAACAAGTCATGCCTATGAATAGTGATTGGACAGTGAAATTGGGAATCAACCTGTGTTATACTGCCAACCTTAGCAAATCTCCCCTATACAGTAAGCAGATGCCATATAATCCAGTTATATACAAGGCTTTTGGTCGTGATTCCACAGGCAACTCCCCTATGAAGCCAAAGGCTACTAGGAGGTGTCCAGGCAGGCAGAAGAAGGTAGTTGCCGCTGGTAGGTGGTGTGGTAAGGTTTGGATGTCGAACCAGGTTCACCCATATTTAGCCCATAAAAAGGAAACACAGGAGCAAGAACAGACAGAAGGGCTTTATTCATTTGATACTGATCAAAATCCTTTGATTGAGATAGATATTGGTCATTCCAGCGGATTGTCTTCCAAAAGGAACTCGTCAGGTAGCAATCTGGCAGCAAATAATtctgggaagaagaggaagaggcctTCGAAGATGGCAAAGTCTAAGAAACCCCTATACAGCAGCACCATGGCAGACAGAAATTCAAAAACTGACGATGTATCTGCAATTCCTGCATCTCCACTTGGAAGGACTTTAAGAAGCAGTCATCTCAGGCACAATGACAGCAGTAGCCAGGGTAAATCGAGTTTGAAAAATGAATCAGGAGGACCTGGCACACATCTCAAGAAACGATCATCCAAGTCTGTAGAGCTAAAGAATAAGTTGGCCAGTAAGAAGCAATCTACAAAGAGAAAGGCTAAAAATACTCAAACTGCAAGTCTTGCAGTTAAGGGCAAGGAGGAAGAATATACATGTGATATCGAGGGGTGCTCTATGAGCTTCAGCACAAAGCAAGATTTGGCACTACACAAGCGTGACATTTGTCCTGTCAAAGGGTGTGGGAAGAAGTTCTTCTCACACAAGTACCTCGTGCAGCATCGGAAAGTACACATGGATGACCGACCATTGGTTTGTCCATGGAAGGGGTGCAAGATGACATTCAAGTGGCCATGGGCACGGACCGAACATATTAGGGTGCATACTGGTGATCGTCCATACGTCTGCTGGGAATCAGGGTGTGGTCAGACATTCCGGTTTGTATCAGATTTTAGCCGTCACAAGCGCAAAACAGGCCACTCGGCAAAAAAGGGCCGTAGACGACCAGGCTTGTAA
- the LOC135624430 gene encoding lysine-specific demethylase REF6-like isoform X3, with the protein MASAVSSSAQGVVASEPPPMEVPPWLKSLPLAPEFHPTLQEFQDPIAYILKIEKEAADYGICKIVPPLPSAPKKTAVANFNRSFAARDPGGGKPPTFTTRQQQIGFCPRRPRPVQKPVWQSGERYTLQQFEAKARQFERSYLRRTAGGGGRKAATAPALSPLEMETLFWRAAADKPFSVEYANDMPGSGFAPLAAAAGRRCREEVPANVGESAWNMRGVSRAKGSLLRFMKEEIPGVTSPMVYVAMLFSWFAWHVEDHELHSLNYLHMGAGKTWYGVPRDAGLAFEEVVGVHGYGGDGNPLMTFAILGEKTTVMSPEVFVGAGIPCCSRLVQNAGDFVVTFPGSYHLGFSHGFNCGEAANIATPEWLKFAKGAAVRRASIDCPPLVSHFQLLYALALSLCTRMPMCEGSEPRSSRLKDKIKGEGEEMVKNAFVQSVIQNNHLLSVLLDSGNSCVVLPQNAPESPLCSTSLVRSQVKVKPRKSLGICSHQEALEASQLLHSSDDDSGWNARIRDFNGLFSFKGNFTSTGNDKTVSLGTDNKFVNADHYSTSSDSQNLEGAKEGTTICDGLLEQGLLSCVTCGILSFACVAVVQPRETTAKHFMSADCSFLDDHVFGSGEASGISRDTNQRTNNNSLVADTVQVSDQSVEMISDVTCPSGASALDLLASIYEDSSDVEDEDVPHEKSRCSDKNDPEKDSSSCNANQPFVTAVEPQIIYSREVEHDKTYWHLADADNQTDMSIQSSQSADISDNLNGHISAAADDICQMESEFCSPDQPENGKLVSASYLEDNRTVANSGTSTKFVGEPRGAQCRELDGQNAEDHYSNLKMGNLTSVFKDLPVNRDICGNRIVPVKTALIHPELRNVDLKLMSSTALVMQGSDKDSSRLHVFCLEHAAEIEKQLQPIGGVHMMVLCHPDYPKIESEAKLLAKEQGIGYIWKNVKFREANEEDQERIRAAIEDEQVMPMNSDWTVKLGINLCYTANLSKSPLYSKQMPYNPVIYKAFGRDSTGNSPMKPKATRRCPGRQKKVVAAGRWCGKVWMSNQVHPYLAHKKETQEQEQTEGLYSFDTDQNPLIEIDIGHSSGLSSKRNSSGSNLAANNSGKKRKRPSKMAKSKKPLYSSTMADRNSKTDDVSAIPASPLGRTLRSSHLRHNDSSSQGKSSLKNESGGPGTHLKKRSSKSVELKNKLASKKQSTKRKAKNTQTASLAVKGKEEEYTCDIEGCSMSFSTKQDLALHKRDICPVKGCGKKFFSHKYLVQHRKVHMDDRPLVCPWKGCKMTFKWPWARTEHIRVHTGDRPYVCWESGCGQTFRFVSDFSRHKRKTGHSAKKGRRRPGL; encoded by the exons ATGGCCTCGGCGGTGTCGTCGTCGGCGCAGGGGGTGGTGGCCTCGGAGCCGCCGCCCATGGAGGTGCCGCCGTGGCTAAAGTCGTTGCCATTGGCGCCGGAGTTCcacccgacgctgcaggagttccAGGACCCCATCGCCTACATCCTAAAGATCGAGAAGGAGGCCGCCGACTACGGCATCTGCAAGATTGTTCCCCCCCTCCCCTCCGCCCCCAAGAAGACCGCCGTCGCAAACTTCAACCGCTCCTTCGCCGCCCGCGACCCCGGCGGCGGGAAGCCCCCCACATTCACCACCCGGCAGCAACAGATCGGCTTCTGCCCCCGCCGCCCCCGACCCGTCCAGAAGCCCGTCTGGCAGAGCGGCGAGCGCTACACCCTTCAGCAGTTCGAGGCCAAGGCCCGCCAGTTCGAGCGCTCCTACCTTCGCCGGACCGCCGGAGGTGGCGGGCGCAAGGCCGCCACCGCTCCTGCCCTTTCTCCACTCGAGATGGAGACCCTCTTCTGGCGGGCTGCCGCCGACAAGCCCTTCTCTGTCGAGTACGCCAACGACATGCCTGGATCGGGGTTTGCGCCGCTGGCCGCCGCCGCGGGCCGACGCTGTCGCGAGGAGGTGCCGGCCAATGTCGGGGAGTCCGCGTGGAACATGCGGGGCGTGTCGCGGGCCAAGGGCTCGTTGCTCCGGTTCATGAAGGAGGAGATCCCCGGGGTTACGTCCCCCATGGTGTACGTCGCCATGTTGTTCAGCTGGTTCGCGTGGCATGTCGAAGACCACGAGCTACACAGCTTGAATTACCTGCATATGGGAGCGGGGAAGACGTGGTACGGGGTTCCGAGGGATGCGGGACTTGCGTTCGAGGAGGTGGTCGGGGTGCACGGCTATGGCGGGGATGGGAATCCTCTCA TGACTTTTGCAATCCTTGGTGAGAAAACCACTGTTATGTCTCCTGAAGTCTTTGTTGGAGCAGGAATCCCATGCTGCAG CAGGTTGGTTCAAAATGCTGGAGATTTTGTTGTCACGTTTcctgggtcttatcatttgggatTCAGTCATG GATTTAATTGTGGGGAGGCAGCAAATATTGCTACtcctgaatggttgaaatttgccAAAGGGGCTGCAGTGCGAAGGGCTTCAATAGACTGCCCTCCTCTGGTGTCTCATTTTCAGTTGCTATATGCCCTTGCATTGTCATTGTGCACAAG GATGCCCATGTGTGAAGGAAGTGAGCCACGAAGTTCTAGACTAAAAGATAAGAtaaaaggagaaggggaagagatGGTCAAAAATGCATTTGTTCAGAGTGTGATTCAAAATAATCACCTACTCAGTGTGTTGCTTGATTCGGGAAATTCCTGTGTAGTTCTTCCTCAAAATGCACCTGAAAGTCCTTTATGTTCAACTTCACTTGTCAGATCTCAAGTCAAGGTCAAGCCAAGAAAATCACTTGGCATATGCAGTCATCAGGAAGCGTTGGAAGCATCACAACTTTTACATTCCTCTGATGATGATTCAGGCTGGAATGCGAGGATTAGAGACTTTAATGGGTTGTTTTCATTTAAAGGAAATTTTACATCAACAGGAAATGATAAAACAGTTTCATTAGGCACAGACAACAAATTTGTTAATGCTGATCACTACTCTACCTCGTCTGATTCACAAAATTTGGAAGGTGCAAAAGAGGGGACAACAATATGTGATGGATTGCTAGAGCAAGGACTATTGTCATGTGTTACATGTGGAATTTTGAGCTTTGCATGTGTGGCTGTCGTACAACCAAGAGAGACAACAGCCAAGCACTTCATGTCTGCAGATTGTAGTTTTCTTGATGATCATGTTTTTGGTTCAGGAGAAGCTAGTGGCATCAGCAGAGATACAAATCAGAGGACCAACAACAACAGCCTGGTTGCTGACACTG TTCAGGTTTCAGACCAGAGTGTTGAAATGATTTCTGATGTTACATGTCCAAGTGGTGCTTCTGCACTTGATCTTTTGGCTTCTATTTATGAGGATTCTTCAGATGTTGAGGATGAAGATGTTCCACATGAGAAGTCTAGATGCTCTGATAAAAACGATCCGGAAAAAGACTCATCATCATGTAATGCCAATCAACCCTTTGTAACTGCAGTAGAACCCCAAATCATTTATTCAAGGGAGGTTGAACATGACAAAACATACTGGCATTTGGCTGATGCAGACAACCAAACTGATATGTCTATTCAAAGTTCTCAGTCTGCTGATATTTCAGATAATTTAAATGGACATATCAGTGCTGCTGCTGATGACATATGTCAAATGGAATCAGAGTTCTGTAGCCCAGATCAGCCAGAAAATGGGAAATTAGTCAGTGCATCTTATTTAGAAGATAATAGAACAGTGGCAAATTCTGGCACTTCCACAAAATTTGTGGGGGAACCCAGAGGTGCGCAATGTAGGGAACTAGATGGTCAAAATGCTGAAGATCATTACAGTAACTTAAAGATGGGAAATTTAACTTCTGTTTTCAAAGATCTCCCTGTCAACCGTGACATCTGTGGCAACCGAATTGTGCCAGTGAAAACTGCTTTGATACACCCAGAATTAAGAAATGTTGATCTAAAATTGATGAGCTCCACAGCATTAGTTATGCAAGGATCCGACAAAGATTCTTCCCGACTGCATGTATTCTGTCTCGAGCATGCTGCAGAGATAGAAAAACAACTTCAACCGATAGGTGGGGTGCATATGATGGTTCTGTGTCATCCAG ACTATCCTAAAATAGAGTCAGAAGCAAAGTTGTTGGCAAAAGAACAGGGAATTGGTTATATCTGGAAGAATGTCAAATTCAGGGAGGCCAATGAAGAAGACCAAGAAAGAATCAGAGCAGCCATAGAGGATGAACAAGTCATGCCTATGAATAGTGATTGGACAGTGAAATTGGGAATCAACCTGTGTTATACTGCCAACCTTAGCAAATCTCCCCTATACAGTAAGCAGATGCCATATAATCCAGTTATATACAAGGCTTTTGGTCGTGATTCCACAGGCAACTCCCCTATGAAGCCAAAGGCTACTAGGAGGTGTCCAGGCAGGCAGAAGAAGGTAGTTGCCGCTGGTAGGTGGTGTGGTAAGGTTTGGATGTCGAACCAGGTTCACCCATATTTAGCCCATAAAAAGGAAACACAGGAGCAAGAACAGACAGAAGGGCTTTATTCATTTGATACTGATCAAAATCCTTTGATTGAGATAGATATTGGTCATTCCAGCGGATTGTCTTCCAAAAGGAACTCGTCAGGTAGCAATCTGGCAGCAAATAATtctgggaagaagaggaagaggcctTCGAAGATGGCAAAGTCTAAGAAACCCCTATACAGCAGCACCATGGCAGACAGAAATTCAAAAACTGACGATGTATCTGCAATTCCTGCATCTCCACTTGGAAGGACTTTAAGAAGCAGTCATCTCAGGCACAATGACAGCAGTAGCCAGGGTAAATCGAGTTTGAAAAATGAATCAGGAGGACCTGGCACACATCTCAAGAAACGATCATCCAAGTCTGTAGAGCTAAAGAATAAGTTGGCCAGTAAGAAGCAATCTACAAAGAGAAAGGCTAAAAATACTCAAACTGCAAGTCTTGCAGTTAAGGGCAAGGAGGAAGAATATACATGTGATATCGAGGGGTGCTCTATGAGCTTCAGCACAAAGCAAGATTTGGCACTACACAAGCGTGACATTTGTCCTGTCAAAGGGTGTGGGAAGAAGTTCTTCTCACACAAGTACCTCGTGCAGCATCGGAAAGTACACATGGATGACCGACCATTGGTTTGTCCATGGAAGGGGTGCAAGATGACATTCAAGTGGCCATGGGCACGGACCGAACATATTAGGGTGCATACTGGTGATCGTCCATACGTCTGCTGGGAATCAGGGTGTGGTCAGACATTCCGGTTTGTATCAGATTTTAGCCGTCACAAGCGCAAAACAGGCCACTCGGCAAAAAAGGGCCGTAGACGACCAGGCTTGTAA